In Arsenophonus sp. aPb, one DNA window encodes the following:
- the rpsH gene encoding 30S ribosomal protein S8, whose translation MSMQDPIADMLTRIRNGQAANKAAVNMPSAKLKVAIATVLKEEGYIEDYKIEGDIKPTLEITLKYFQGKAVVESIQRVSRPSLRIYKKKDELPQVMAGLGIAIISTSKGVMTDRAARQAGLGGEILCYVA comes from the coding sequence ATGAGCATGCAAGATCCCATCGCGGATATGCTAACCCGTATCCGTAACGGTCAGGCCGCTAATAAAGCTGCGGTCAACATGCCTTCCGCTAAGCTAAAAGTGGCGATTGCTACAGTGCTTAAGGAAGAAGGTTATATAGAAGATTACAAAATTGAAGGCGACATCAAGCCAACATTGGAAATTACATTGAAATATTTCCAAGGTAAGGCTGTTGTAGAAAGCATTCAGCGTGTAAGCCGCCCAAGTTTGCGCATCTATAAGAAAAAAGATGAGCTACCACAGGTTATGGCTGGTTTAGGCATTGCTATTATTTCTACTTCTAAAGGTGTCATGACTGATCGTGCAGCTCGCCAAGCAGGTTTAGGTGGCGAAATTCTCTGCTACGTAGCTTAA
- the rpsD gene encoding 30S ribosomal protein S4 → MARYLGPKLKLSRREGTDLFLKSGVRAIDTKCKLEQAPGQHGARKPRLSDYGVQLREKQKVRRIYGVLERQFRNYYKEATRLKGNTGENLLNLLEGRLDNTVYRMGFGATRAEARQMVSHKAIMVNGQVVNIASYQVSPNDVISVREKAKKQSRIKAALELAEQREKPSWLEVDAAKMEGVFKRIPERADLSADINEHLIVELYSK, encoded by the coding sequence ATGGCTAGATATTTGGGTCCTAAGCTCAAGCTGAGCCGTCGCGAGGGTACAGATCTTTTTCTTAAGTCTGGCGTTCGCGCGATTGACACCAAGTGTAAATTAGAACAGGCACCTGGACAGCATGGCGCACGTAAACCGCGTCTATCTGATTATGGTGTTCAGTTACGTGAGAAACAAAAAGTTCGTCGTATTTACGGTGTTCTAGAACGTCAATTCCGTAACTATTATAAAGAAGCAACGCGATTGAAAGGCAATACGGGCGAAAATCTGTTGAATTTGCTTGAAGGTCGTTTAGATAATACTGTTTATCGTATGGGCTTTGGCGCAACACGCGCGGAAGCACGTCAGATGGTCAGCCATAAAGCTATCATGGTAAATGGTCAAGTTGTTAATATTGCTTCTTATCAGGTTTCCCCGAATGACGTTATCAGCGTTCGTGAAAAAGCAAAAAAACAGTCTCGTATTAAGGCTGCTTTAGAGCTTGCTGAACAGCGTGAGAAGCCAAGTTGGCTGGAAGTTGATGCTGCTAAGATGGAAGGTGTGTTCAAACGTATTCCTGAACGTGCTGATCTGTCTGCTGACATTAACGAACACCTGATCGTCGAGCTTTACTCTAAGTAA
- the secY gene encoding preprotein translocase subunit SecY, which produces MAKQPGLDFQSAKGGIGELKRRLLFVIGALIVFRIGSFIPIPGIDATVLAKLLEQQRGTIIEMFNMFSGGALSRASIFALGIMPYISASIIVQLLTVVNPRLAEIKKEGEAGRRKISQYTRYGTLVLAIFQSIGIATGLPNMAGMQGLVINPGFPFYFTAVVSLVTGTMFLMWLGEQITERGIGNGISIIIFAGIVAGLPPAIGHTIEQARQGDLHFLLLLLIAVLVFAVTYFVVFMERGQRRIVVNYAKRQQGRRIYAAQSTHLPLKVNMAGVIPAIFASSIILFPGTIASWFGDGTGWGWLTAISMYLQPGQPLYVLLYASAIIFFCFFYTALVFNPRETADNLKKSGAFVPGIRPGEQTAKYIDKVMTRLTLVGALYITFICLIPEFMRDAMKVPFYFGGTSLLIVVVVIMDFMAQVQTLMMSSQYESALKKANLKGK; this is translated from the coding sequence ATGGCGAAACAACCAGGTTTAGATTTTCAAAGTGCTAAAGGTGGCATAGGCGAACTTAAACGCAGGCTTTTGTTTGTAATTGGGGCGCTGATTGTTTTCCGTATTGGTTCTTTTATTCCTATTCCTGGTATTGATGCCACTGTGCTTGCCAAATTGCTTGAACAGCAAAGAGGCACCATCATTGAAATGTTTAATATGTTTTCTGGTGGTGCGCTTAGTCGTGCTTCTATCTTTGCGTTGGGAATTATGCCGTATATTTCGGCATCAATTATTGTCCAATTACTGACAGTAGTTAATCCACGGTTAGCAGAGATTAAGAAGGAAGGGGAAGCCGGTCGTCGTAAAATTAGTCAATATACGCGTTATGGTACTTTGGTATTAGCGATATTCCAATCTATTGGTATTGCGACAGGTTTACCCAATATGGCCGGAATGCAGGGGCTAGTAATCAATCCTGGATTTCCGTTTTATTTCACGGCTGTTGTTAGTTTAGTGACAGGAACAATGTTTTTGATGTGGCTAGGCGAGCAAATTACTGAAAGGGGTATTGGAAACGGTATCTCTATCATTATCTTTGCAGGTATCGTTGCGGGGCTCCCGCCGGCTATCGGCCATACCATTGAACAAGCTCGGCAAGGCGATTTGCACTTCCTCCTGTTGTTGTTGATTGCAGTTTTAGTATTTGCTGTGACTTATTTTGTTGTTTTTATGGAGCGTGGCCAGCGTCGTATAGTGGTGAACTACGCAAAACGTCAACAAGGTCGTCGCATTTATGCTGCACAAAGCACACATTTACCATTAAAAGTAAATATGGCAGGTGTTATTCCTGCAATTTTTGCTTCCAGTATTATACTGTTCCCAGGTACAATAGCTTCCTGGTTTGGTGATGGAACAGGTTGGGGTTGGCTGACAGCTATTTCAATGTATTTGCAGCCAGGACAACCGCTTTATGTGTTACTTTATGCATCTGCAATCATCTTCTTCTGTTTCTTTTATACGGCATTAGTTTTTAATCCGAGAGAAACAGCAGATAACCTGAAGAAGTCCGGTGCATTTGTACCAGGAATTCGTCCGGGAGAGCAAACGGCCAAGTATATTGACAAAGTAATGACGCGCCTAACATTAGTAGGTGCATTGTACATTACTTTTATTTGCTTAATCCCGGAGTTCATGCGTGACGCAATGAAAGTTCCATTCTATTTTGGTGGTACTTCACTTCTAATTGTCGTCGTCGTTATTATGGACTTTATGGCTCAAGTGCAAACTCTTATGATGTCTAGTCAATATGAGTCTGCATTGAAAAAAGCAAATCTTAAAGGTAAATAA
- the rpmC gene encoding 50S ribosomal protein L29 yields the protein MKAQELREKSVEELNTELLNLLREQFNLSMQAASGQLQQSHLLKQVRRDIARVKTLLTEKAGA from the coding sequence ATGAAAGCACAAGAGCTGCGCGAAAAAAGCGTTGAAGAGTTGAACACTGAACTGCTTAATCTGCTACGTGAGCAATTTAACTTGAGTATGCAGGCAGCAAGTGGACAGCTGCAACAGTCTCACCTGTTGAAACAAGTACGTCGTGATATTGCACGCGTTAAGACTTTATTGACTGAAAAGGCGGGTGCGTAA
- the rpmJ gene encoding 50S ribosomal protein L36 — MKVRASVKKLCRNCKIIKRNGSVRVICSVEPRHKQRQG, encoded by the coding sequence ATGAAAGTTCGTGCTTCAGTCAAGAAATTATGCCGTAACTGTAAAATCATTAAACGTAATGGTAGTGTTCGTGTGATTTGCAGCGTTGAACCAAGACATAAACAGCGTCAAGGTTAA
- the zntR gene encoding Zn(2+)-responsive transcriptional regulator, giving the protein MYQIGKLAKLADVTTDTIRFYEKQGLMERPNRTESGYRLYSKKDLQRLRFIRYAKQLGFTLESISELLSIRIDPSHHTCQESKNIVDARLREIEIKIIEMERMKDSLKMLSAACCGSKHVSTGCSILEILEQGANKH; this is encoded by the coding sequence ATGTATCAGATAGGTAAATTAGCTAAGTTAGCAGATGTTACTACAGACACAATTCGTTTCTATGAAAAACAAGGGTTAATGGAACGCCCTAATCGTACAGAAAGCGGCTATCGTCTTTATAGCAAAAAAGATTTACAACGTTTACGTTTTATTCGTTATGCTAAGCAGTTAGGATTTACTTTGGAATCAATCTCAGAATTATTGTCTATTCGCATTGATCCCTCTCATCATACGTGCCAGGAATCGAAAAATATTGTAGATGCTCGCTTGCGGGAAATCGAAATTAAAATTATAGAGATGGAGAGAATGAAGGATTCATTAAAAATGCTTAGTGCCGCTTGTTGTGGTAGTAAACATGTTAGTACTGGATGTTCAATTTTAGAGATCCTAGAACAAGGCGCCAATAAACATTAA
- the rpmD gene encoding 50S ribosomal protein L30 has product MAKTIKITQVRSSIGRLPKHKATLTGLGLRRIGHTVEREDTPAIRGMINLVSYMVKVEE; this is encoded by the coding sequence ATGGCTAAGACTATTAAAATTACACAAGTTCGCAGTTCTATTGGTCGTTTGCCAAAACATAAGGCAACATTGACCGGTTTAGGTCTGCGTCGTATCGGTCATACTGTAGAACGTGAAGATACACCAGCGATCCGCGGCATGATCAATTTGGTTTCCTACATGGTTAAAGTTGAGGAGTAA
- the rplQ gene encoding 50S ribosomal protein L17, whose product MRHRKSGRQLNRNSSHRQAMFRNMAGSLVRHEIIKTTLPKAKELRRVVEPLITLAKTDSVANRRLAFARTRDNEIVAKLFNELGPRFASRAGGYTRIMKCGFRAGDNAPMAYIELVDRTVESQAEVTAE is encoded by the coding sequence ATGCGCCATCGTAAGAGTGGTCGTCAATTGAACCGCAATAGTAGCCACCGCCAAGCTATGTTTCGTAATATGGCTGGCTCTTTAGTTCGTCATGAGATTATCAAGACAACTTTACCAAAGGCGAAAGAGTTGCGCCGTGTCGTTGAGCCACTGATTACTCTTGCCAAGACCGACAGCGTAGCTAATCGTCGTCTGGCATTTGCCCGTACTCGTGATAATGAGATCGTGGCAAAATTATTTAATGAACTTGGACCGCGTTTCGCGAGCCGTGCAGGTGGTTATACTCGTATTATGAAGTGTGGCTTCCGTGCCGGTGACAATGCGCCGATGGCTTACATCGAGCTTGTTGATCGTACTGTTGAGTCTCAAGCAGAAGTAACTGCAGAGTAA
- the rplN gene encoding 50S ribosomal protein L14 encodes MIQEQTMLNVADNSGARRVMCIKVLGGSHRRYADVGDIIKITVKEAIPRGKVKKGDVLKAVVVRTKKGVRRPDGSVIRFDGNACVLLNNTSEQVIGTRIFGPVTRELRTEKFMKIISLAPEVL; translated from the coding sequence ATGATCCAAGAACAGACTATGCTGAACGTAGCCGACAACTCCGGCGCACGTCGCGTAATGTGTATCAAGGTTCTAGGTGGCTCGCACCGTCGCTACGCAGATGTAGGTGATATCATCAAAATTACTGTTAAAGAAGCAATTCCACGCGGTAAGGTGAAAAAAGGTGATGTCCTGAAAGCGGTAGTGGTGCGCACCAAGAAGGGTGTTCGTCGCCCTGACGGTTCTGTCATTCGCTTCGATGGCAATGCTTGTGTGTTGTTAAACAATACAAGTGAGCAAGTTATCGGTACGCGTATTTTTGGGCCGGTAACTCGTGAACTTCGTACTGAGAAGTTTATGAAAATTATCTCTCTGGCACCAGAAGTACTCTAA
- the rpsE gene encoding 30S ribosomal protein S5 — translation MAHIEKQAGELQEKLIAVNRVAKTVKGGRIFSFTALTVVGDGNGRVGFGYGKAREVPAAIQKAMEKARRNMKNVALNNGTLYHPVKGAHTGSRVFMQPAHEGTGIIAGGAMRAVLEVAGVHNVLAKTYGSTNPINVVRATLDALDSMKSPEMVAAKRGKSVEEILG, via the coding sequence ATGGCTCACATCGAAAAACAAGCTGGCGAACTGCAGGAAAAGCTGATCGCGGTAAATCGTGTAGCTAAAACTGTTAAAGGTGGCCGTATTTTTAGTTTTACTGCACTAACTGTAGTTGGTGATGGTAACGGTCGTGTTGGTTTTGGCTATGGTAAGGCACGCGAAGTTCCGGCAGCAATCCAGAAAGCGATGGAAAAAGCCCGTCGCAATATGAAAAACGTCGCTCTCAATAACGGTACTTTGTATCATCCTGTAAAAGGTGCTCACACAGGTTCTCGTGTGTTTATGCAACCTGCTCATGAAGGTACGGGTATTATCGCAGGTGGTGCAATGCGCGCTGTATTGGAAGTTGCCGGTGTTCATAACGTACTGGCTAAAACCTATGGTTCCACGAACCCAATTAATGTTGTTCGTGCAACGCTGGATGCTTTAGACAGTATGAAGTCTCCAGAAATGGTCGCAGCTAAGCGTGGTAAATCCGTCGAAGAAATTCTGGGGTAA
- the rplR gene encoding 50S ribosomal protein L18, with product MDKKVARIRRATRARRKLHELGATRLVVHRTPRHIYAQVIAPNGSETLVVASTIEKTINEQVKYTGNKEAAAVVGKLIAERALEKGIKEVAFDRSGFQYHGRVQALADAAREAGLQF from the coding sequence ATGGATAAGAAAGTAGCTCGTATCCGTCGTGCGACCCGCGCACGCCGCAAACTCCATGAACTGGGTGCAACGCGCTTGGTGGTACACCGTACCCCTCGTCATATTTATGCGCAGGTTATTGCACCAAACGGTTCTGAAACTTTGGTGGTTGCTTCTACTATAGAAAAAACTATCAATGAGCAAGTAAAATACACAGGAAACAAAGAAGCAGCAGCAGTAGTTGGCAAATTAATTGCTGAGCGCGCGCTGGAAAAAGGCATCAAAGAAGTTGCTTTTGACCGCTCTGGTTTCCAATATCATGGTCGAGTCCAGGCACTGGCAGATGCTGCCCGTGAAGCTGGCCTTCAGTTCTAA
- the rplP gene encoding 50S ribosomal protein L16, with translation MLQPKRTKFRKMHKGRNRGLAAGTDVSFGTFGLKAVGRGRLTARQIEAARRAMTRAVKRQGKIWIRVFPDKPITEKPLEVRMGKGKGNVEYWVALIQPGKVLYEMDGVPEELAREAFKLAAAKLPIKTTFVTKTVM, from the coding sequence ATGTTACAACCAAAGCGTACGAAATTCCGTAAAATGCATAAAGGTCGCAATCGCGGTCTGGCTGCGGGTACGGATGTTAGCTTCGGCACTTTCGGTCTGAAGGCAGTAGGTCGTGGACGTCTGACTGCACGTCAGATTGAAGCGGCACGTCGTGCCATGACCCGTGCAGTTAAGCGTCAGGGTAAAATCTGGATCCGTGTGTTCCCAGATAAACCTATTACTGAAAAGCCACTTGAAGTGCGTATGGGTAAAGGTAAAGGTAACGTAGAGTATTGGGTTGCCTTGATCCAACCTGGCAAAGTTCTTTATGAAATGGACGGTGTTCCAGAAGAGCTAGCTCGTGAAGCATTCAAGTTGGCAGCAGCAAAACTGCCTATCAAAACCACCTTTGTAACTAAGACGGTGATGTAA
- the rplO gene encoding 50S ribosomal protein L15, protein MRLNTLSPAEGAKHAPKRVGRGIGSGLGKTGGRGHKGQKSRSGGGVRRGFEGGQMPLYRRLPKFGFTSRKAMITAEVRLSDFAKVEGDVIDLNTLKAANIVGIQIEYAKVILSGEVNRPVTVRGLRVTKGARTAIEAAGGKIEE, encoded by the coding sequence ATGCGCTTAAATACTCTGTCTCCAGCTGAAGGTGCTAAACATGCACCTAAACGCGTAGGTCGCGGTATTGGTTCCGGTTTAGGTAAAACTGGCGGACGTGGTCACAAAGGTCAGAAGTCTCGTTCTGGCGGTGGCGTACGTCGTGGTTTTGAAGGCGGTCAGATGCCTTTGTATCGTCGTTTACCAAAATTTGGTTTTACTTCACGTAAAGCAATGATTACTGCAGAAGTTCGTTTGTCAGACTTTGCTAAAGTTGAAGGCGATGTCATTGATCTAAATACGCTGAAAGCTGCTAATATAGTTGGCATTCAAATAGAATATGCGAAAGTTATTCTTTCTGGTGAAGTTAATCGTCCAGTTACTGTACGTGGTCTTCGTGTAACAAAAGGTGCACGGACTGCAATTGAAGCCGCTGGCGGTAAAATCGAGGAATAA
- the rplE gene encoding 50S ribosomal protein L5, with protein MAKLHDYYKDEVVQKLMTQFGYNSVMQVPRVEKITLNMGVGEAVADKKLLDNAAADLAAITGQKPFITKARKSVAGFKIRQGYPIGCKVTLRGERMWEFFERLIFIAVPRIRDFRGLSTKSFDGRGNYSMGVREQIIFPEIDYDKVDRVRGLDITITTTAKSDDEGLALLMAFNFPFRK; from the coding sequence ATGGCGAAACTGCATGATTACTACAAAGACGAGGTAGTCCAAAAGCTGATGACTCAGTTTGGCTACAATTCTGTCATGCAAGTCCCTCGGGTCGAGAAGATCACCCTGAACATGGGTGTTGGTGAAGCTGTTGCTGATAAAAAGCTGCTTGATAATGCAGCTGCTGATTTAGCGGCAATAACAGGGCAAAAACCATTTATCACCAAAGCGCGCAAATCTGTTGCAGGCTTCAAAATCCGTCAGGGCTATCCAATCGGCTGTAAAGTGACCCTGCGTGGCGAACGTATGTGGGAATTCTTTGAGCGTCTGATTTTTATTGCTGTACCACGTATCCGTGATTTCCGTGGTTTATCCACAAAATCATTTGATGGTCGTGGTAACTACAGCATGGGTGTACGTGAACAAATCATCTTTCCTGAAATCGATTATGATAAAGTGGATCGTGTACGTGGTTTAGATATTACTATCACCACTACTGCGAAATCAGATGATGAAGGTCTTGCACTGTTGATGGCGTTTAACTTTCCGTTCCGTAAGTAA
- the rpsN gene encoding 30S ribosomal protein S14, with translation MAKQSMKARDVKRAKLAEKFFAKRTELKAIISDVNTSDEDRWNAVLKLQTLPRDSSPSRRRNRCRQTGRPHGFLRKFGLSRIKVRESAMRGEIPGLKKASW, from the coding sequence ATGGCTAAACAATCAATGAAAGCACGTGATGTGAAACGTGCAAAATTAGCTGAAAAATTCTTTGCAAAGCGCACAGAATTGAAAGCTATTATTTCTGATGTGAATACATCTGATGAAGATCGTTGGAATGCTGTTCTGAAGCTGCAAACGCTGCCACGTGATTCCAGCCCTTCTCGTCGACGCAACCGCTGTCGTCAAACTGGGCGTCCGCATGGTTTTCTGCGGAAATTTGGTCTAAGCCGTATTAAAGTCCGTGAATCCGCTATGCGCGGTGAAATTCCGGGCCTTAAAAAGGCTAGCTGGTAA
- the rpoA gene encoding DNA-directed RNA polymerase subunit alpha, whose amino-acid sequence MQGSVTEFLKPRLVDIEQISSTHAKVTLEPLERGFGHTLGNALRRILLSSMPGCAVTEVEIDGVLHEYSTKEGVQEDILEILLNLKGLAVKVHGKDEVILTLNKSGIGPVTAADITPNDDIEIVKPQHVICHLTDESAAINMRIKVQRGRGYVPASARIHSEEDERPIGRLLVDACYSPVERIAYNVEATRVEQRTDLDKLVIEMETNGTIDPEEAIRRAATILAEQLEAFVDLRDVAKVEVKDEKPEFDPILLRAVDDLELTVRSANCLKAEAIHYIGDLVQRTEVELLKTPNLGKKSLTEIKDVLASRGLSLGMRLENWPPASIADE is encoded by the coding sequence ATGCAGGGTTCTGTGACAGAGTTTCTTAAACCGCGCCTGGTTGATATCGAGCAAATTAGTTCGACTCACGCCAAGGTAACCCTTGAACCGTTAGAACGTGGCTTTGGCCATACTCTTGGTAACGCACTACGCCGTATTTTGCTTTCGTCTATGCCGGGTTGTGCTGTGACCGAGGTTGAAATTGATGGTGTACTGCATGAGTACAGCACTAAAGAAGGTGTGCAAGAAGATATCCTAGAGATTCTCCTTAACCTGAAAGGGCTGGCGGTAAAAGTTCACGGTAAAGATGAAGTTATTCTGACCTTGAATAAATCTGGAATTGGCCCTGTGACTGCCGCCGATATCACCCCTAATGATGATATCGAAATCGTCAAGCCGCAACATGTTATCTGCCATCTAACTGATGAAAGCGCTGCTATTAATATGCGTATTAAAGTACAGCGTGGTCGTGGGTATGTACCGGCTTCTGCCCGTATTCATTCGGAAGAAGATGAGCGCCCAATCGGTCGTTTATTAGTTGACGCATGCTATAGCCCTGTAGAGCGTATTGCCTACAATGTTGAAGCGACGCGTGTAGAACAACGCACTGATTTGGATAAACTGGTTATCGAGATGGAGACTAACGGCACAATCGATCCAGAAGAGGCGATTCGTCGAGCAGCAACTATCTTGGCTGAACAACTCGAAGCTTTCGTTGATTTGCGCGATGTTGCTAAGGTTGAAGTCAAAGATGAGAAGCCAGAGTTCGATCCGATTCTGCTGCGTGCAGTTGACGATCTGGAATTGACTGTCCGCTCTGCTAACTGTTTAAAAGCAGAAGCTATCCACTACATCGGTGATTTGGTTCAGCGCACTGAAGTTGAGTTGCTTAAAACGCCTAATCTTGGTAAAAAATCACTTACTGAAATTAAGGATGTTTTGGCATCAAGAGGTTTATCGCTAGGCATGCGTCTAGAAAATTGGCCTCCAGCAAGTATTGCTGATGAATGA
- the rplF gene encoding 50S ribosomal protein L6 — MSRVAKAPVVIPAGVEVKLDGQDIAIKGKNGELTRTIHKAVEVKHADNQLTFAPREGFADAWAQAGTARSLLNAMVIGVTEGFTKKLQLVGVGYRAAIKGNTVSLSLGFSHPVEHALPAGITAKCPSQTEIVLEGADKQAIGQVAAELRAYRRPEPYKGKGVRYADEIVRTKEAKKK, encoded by the coding sequence ATGTCTCGTGTGGCAAAAGCACCTGTCGTCATTCCTGCCGGCGTAGAAGTTAAACTTGACGGTCAGGATATAGCGATTAAAGGTAAAAATGGCGAGCTTACTCGTACAATCCATAAAGCTGTTGAAGTCAAACATGCTGATAATCAATTAACGTTTGCACCTCGCGAAGGTTTTGCTGATGCATGGGCACAAGCGGGTACTGCGCGTTCTTTATTGAATGCAATGGTTATTGGTGTTACCGAAGGCTTCACTAAGAAACTTCAGCTGGTTGGTGTCGGTTATCGTGCAGCTATTAAAGGCAATACTGTAAGTTTGTCTTTAGGTTTCTCTCATCCGGTTGAGCATGCGCTGCCAGCAGGTATTACTGCAAAATGTCCTTCACAGACTGAAATTGTGTTGGAAGGTGCAGATAAACAGGCAATTGGCCAAGTTGCAGCAGAATTGCGTGCTTACCGTCGTCCTGAACCTTATAAAGGTAAAGGTGTTCGTTACGCCGATGAAATCGTGCGTACTAAAGAGGCTAAGAAGAAGTAA
- the rplX gene encoding 50S ribosomal protein L24 translates to MAAKIRRDDEVIVLAGKDKGKRGKVKQVLSSGKVIVEGINLVKKHQKPVPALNQPGGIVEKEAAIDVSNVAIFNVTTGKADRIGFRIEDGKKVRFFKSNSETIK, encoded by the coding sequence ATGGCAGCGAAAATCCGTCGTGATGACGAAGTTATCGTGTTAGCTGGCAAAGATAAAGGCAAGCGCGGTAAAGTAAAACAGGTTCTTTCTTCTGGTAAAGTCATTGTTGAAGGGATTAATCTGGTTAAGAAACATCAGAAGCCTGTTCCGGCTCTGAATCAACCAGGTGGCATCGTCGAAAAAGAAGCAGCAATTGATGTTTCTAACGTTGCAATCTTTAATGTGACAACTGGCAAGGCTGACCGAATAGGTTTTAGAATTGAAGACGGCAAAAAAGTGCGTTTCTTCAAATCTAATAGTGAAACTATTAAGTAA
- the rpsQ gene encoding 30S ribosomal protein S17, whose product MSDKIRTLQGRVTSDKMEKSIVVAIERMVKHPLYGKFIRRTTKLHVHDENNECGIGDLVEIRETRPLSKTKSWTLVRVVEKAVL is encoded by the coding sequence ATGAGCGATAAAATCCGTACTTTGCAAGGTCGTGTAACTAGCGATAAGATGGAGAAATCTATTGTCGTTGCTATTGAGCGTATGGTAAAACATCCTTTATATGGTAAGTTTATCCGTCGTACGACCAAATTGCATGTACATGACGAGAACAATGAATGTGGTATCGGTGATCTAGTGGAAATCCGTGAAACCCGCCCACTGTCCAAAACAAAGTCATGGACACTTGTTCGCGTTGTAGAAAAAGCTGTTCTGTAA
- the rpsK gene encoding 30S ribosomal protein S11 produces the protein MAKAPIRARKRVRKQVSDGVAHIHASFNNTIVTITDRQGNALGWATAGGSGFRGSRKSTPFAAQVAAERCAEAVKEYGIKNLEVMVKGPGPGRESTIRALNAAGFRITNITDVTPIPHNGCRPPKKRRV, from the coding sequence ATGGCAAAAGCACCTATTCGTGCACGTAAGCGTGTAAGAAAACAAGTTTCAGACGGTGTGGCTCATATCCATGCTTCTTTTAACAACACAATTGTTACTATTACTGATCGTCAAGGTAATGCATTGGGTTGGGCAACCGCAGGTGGTTCTGGTTTTCGTGGTTCTCGTAAGTCTACTCCGTTTGCCGCTCAAGTTGCAGCAGAACGCTGTGCTGAAGCAGTGAAAGAGTACGGAATCAAAAACTTAGAAGTTATGGTTAAAGGACCTGGTCCTGGCCGTGAGTCAACTATCCGTGCGTTAAATGCGGCTGGTTTCCGCATTACTAACATTACTGATGTGACTCCGATCCCTCATAACGGTTGTCGTCCACCGAAGAAACGTCGTGTTTAA
- the rpsM gene encoding 30S ribosomal protein S13 → MARIAGINIPDHKHTVIALTSIYGIGKTRSQSICAASGIAEHVKISELSEEQIDKLRDEVAKYIVEGDLRREVTLSIKRLMDLGCYRGLRHRRGLPVRGQRTKTNARTRKGPRKPIKK, encoded by the coding sequence GTGGCCCGTATAGCAGGCATTAACATTCCTGATCATAAACATACCGTAATCGCATTAACATCGATTTACGGCATTGGCAAAACTCGCTCGCAGTCAATCTGCGCAGCAAGTGGTATTGCTGAGCATGTTAAGATCAGTGAGCTGTCTGAAGAGCAAATCGACAAGTTACGTGACGAAGTTGCTAAATACATTGTTGAAGGTGATTTGCGTCGTGAAGTTACCCTAAGCATCAAGCGCCTAATGGATCTTGGTTGCTATCGTGGTTTACGTCACCGCCGTGGTCTTCCTGTGCGTGGTCAGCGTACTAAGACTAATGCGCGTACCCGCAAGGGCCCACGTAAGCCGATCAAGAAATAA